The Bradysia coprophila strain Holo2 chromosome IV, BU_Bcop_v1, whole genome shotgun sequence genome includes a region encoding these proteins:
- the LOC119085871 gene encoding putative sugar lactone lactonase YvrE yields MIILAILTIFFIFAQANSNPSVYINEIPVIPPFKVGFGGVWDPRVSSTYFVDHYSNNCYRYSWIEDRMYKATVETNFTISFLFPSREAVNQFLVGAGNTIILVEWDGASETAKLVKVVCEVEANTGNIMNHAVASQFGELIFGTFAPKLCGANVTQGVYQLERNKNQSVVKTLFTDVKVTSGVAIDEKLSVLYHLDGCLQELTAYDRNVITGDLSNKRVVIKFNFPSYTLMVGLIIDSDGHLYTGLYGGSALVWINTKSRTYRLIETPTPFVGDPGFSGRDNNKLTVATGTATPYFSTGQLNMTIDTPLAGSVLRINGLGTRSSGTRLPAT; encoded by the exons ATGATTATATTAGcgattttaacaatttttttcattttcgctcAG gCCAACTCAAACCCCTCGGTATACATAAACGAAATTCCCGTCATACCGCCATTTAAAGTCGGCTTCGGTGGAGTTTGGGATCCTCGCGTCTCATCCACCTACTTTGTGGACCACTACTCAAATAACTGTTACCGTTATTCGTGGATCGAAGACCGTATGTACAAGGCCACCGTTGAAACAAACTTCacaatttcctttttatttccTTCGAGAGAGGCTGTTAACCAATTTCTCGTTGGAGCCGGTAACACGATCATTCTTGTCGAATGGGACGGCGCATCCGAGACGGCTAAGCTTGTGAAAGTTGTATGTGAAGTTGAAGCGAATACGGGAAATATTATGAATCATGCCGTTGCGAGTCAGTTCGGAGAACTTATTTTTGGTACGTTCGCACCAAAGTTGTGCGGGGCAAATGTTACACAAGGTGTGTACCAGCTCGAGCGGAACAAAAACCAGTCCGTTGTCAAAACGCTGTTTACGGACGTGAAAGTAACCAGTGGCGTAGCAATTGATGAGAAACTCAGCGTCTTATATCACTTGGACGGATGTTTGCAGGAGCTAACTGCTTACGATCGAAATGTTATTACAGGCGATTTGT CCAATAAAAGAGTTGTCattaagtttaattttccGAGCTACACATTAATGGTTGGTCTAATCATTGACAGTGATGGTCACCTATACACTGGCCTCTATGGAGGATCGGCTTTAGTATGGATCAACACGAA AAGTCGCACTTATCGGCTAATCGAAACACCAACTCCATTCGTTGGTGATCCGGGATTTAGTGGACGAGACAACAATAAACTGACGGTGGCTACCGGAACCGCAACTCCTTACTTTTCGACAGGACAATTAAATATGACGATTGATACTCCGCTTGCTGGCAGTGTGTTGAGAATAAATGGGCTTGGAACTAGAAGCAGTGGAACGAGATTACCAGCAACGTAA